The Leishmania braziliensis MHOM/BR/75/M2904 complete genome, chromosome 10 genome contains a region encoding:
- a CDS encoding phosphate-Repressible Phosphate Permease-like protein → MADVNPYLWIVIVGSFVSFLTGAGVGMNDLANAFGTTYGARILTLTQIVIVASICEFSGAVTLGGEVTSTISSGVADPKDFAKQPYVFMYGMLCACGAAFCWLAIATWLRLPVSSTHSICGGVIGFALVYGGGGSVNWAKKKSEFPFFSGVAPIVASWFISPVLTGVVSALIYGLVRFLVLRPKNCVRRAMYTLPIVVAIAFFLESFFVLFKGASKRLKWSVDRAAWVAACIGAGAGVLSCAFIPLLKRLVARDEARALAASEERPSTTEDSNQREPLSVEDVRKPREVTGDVVNESEASDSEQSEERKVTGASGLQVQQYEWGAERVFRYLQIFTAICASFAHGASDVSNAVGPLAAIYQVYQSGSVEKSSSVPIWVLCLGGAGLVLGLSTFGIRLMRLMGEDLTVITPSRGFAAELSAALVVSFASGYGIPVSSTHCITGGVIAVSIVDVGFMNIRWIMVLKMYGGWVFTLVITAVISAMFFAQGVSAPAL, encoded by the coding sequence ATGGCGGACGTCAACCCCTATTTGTGGATCGTCATCGTGGGCAGCTTTGTTTCGTTCCTCACTGGCGCCGGTGTGGGCATGAATGACTTGGCCAACGCCTTTGGCACCACGTACGGTGCGCGCATTCTCACCCTCACGCAGATTGTCATCGTAGCCTCGATTTGTGAGTTTTCCGGTGCCGTGACGCTCGGTGGTGAGGTGACGTCGACCATCTCCAGTGGCGTTGCCGACCCCAAGGATTtcgcgaagcagccgtatGTCTTCATGTACGGTATGCTTTGCgcctgcggcgccgccttctGCTGGCTTGCGATCGCCACGTGGCTGCGTCTTCCCGTGTCGTCCACGCACAGCATCTGCGGTGGCGTGATCGGCTTCGCGCTGGTctacggtggcggtggctcgGTGAACtgggcgaagaagaagagtgaaTTCCCGTTCTTCAGCGGTGTGGCCCCGATTGTCGCCTCCTGGTTCATCTCGCCTGTCCTCACCGGCGTTGTGTCGGCTCTTATCTACGGCCTGGTCCGCTTCCTAGTGCTTCGTCCGAAGAACTGTGTGCGGCGCGCGATGTACACCCTGCCCATCGTTGTGGCCATCGCCTTCTTCCTGGAGTCCTTCTTTGTGCTCTTCAAGGGCGCGTCGAAGCGCCTCAAGTGGTCTGTGGACCGGGCTGCCTGGGTGGCTGCGTGCAttggcgccggcgctggcgtgctCTCGTGCGCGTTCATTCCCCTTCTGAAGCGCTTGGTTGCTCGTGACGAGGCGCGTGCCCTCGCTGCGTCTGAGGAGCGGCCGAGCACGACGGAGGACTCTAATCAGCGTGAGCCACTCAGCGTTGAGGACGTGCGCAAGCCTCGTGAGGTCACCGGCGACGTCGTCAACGAGTCGGAGGCCTCCGACTCGGAGCAGTCGGAGGAGCGCAAGGTGACTGGTGCCAGCGGCCTTCAGGTCCAGCAGTACGAGTGGGGTGCCGAGCGCGTATTCCGCTACCTGCAGATCTTCACTGCCATCTGCGCCTCCTTTGCCCACGGTGCGAGCGACGTGAGTAACGCCGTCGGCCCGCTTGCCGCCATCTACCAGGTCTATCAGTCGGGCAGTGTGGAAAAGAGCTCCTCTGTCCCGATCTGGGTACTGTGCCTCGGTGGTGCCGGTCTTGTTTTAGGTCTCTCCACCTTCGGTATCCGCCTGATGCGTCTGATGGGTGAGGATCTGACTGTCATCACTCCGAGCCGTGGCTTCGCTGCGGAGTTGTCGGCGGCGCTCGTTGTGTCCTTCGCCTCCGGCTACGGCATTCCCGTCTCGTCGACTCACTGCATCACTGGCGGTGTCATCGCCGTCAGCATCGTCGATGTCGGCTTCATGAACATCCGCTGGATCATGGTTCTGAAGATGTACGGCGGCTGGGTGTTTACCCTGGTGATCACTGCCGTTATCTCCGCCATGTTCTTTGCCCAGGGTGTCAGCGCCCCTGCCCTttag